In Oenanthe melanoleuca isolate GR-GAL-2019-014 linkage group LGE22, OMel1.0, whole genome shotgun sequence, the following proteins share a genomic window:
- the POU6F1 gene encoding POU domain, class 6, transcription factor 1: MEQGQPQEALLTVNEQVIVMSGHETIRVLEVGVDGDPKTAGEGAGGSPAQGGPPGVEDAPSSTPSSSGGEVAGKAKAESPPAVPSSHAPSQPGVTHLAVQATPQVLAQESLATGVTGVMVPAGTVTQPLLIPISIAGQVTGQQALALVTIPTATLAALPGLTPAAPAGAIFKPPVANLAAAAVLSPAPRAPPAQPPLLPQPSPAPTPPKEPPLAVQPPLAVQPPIAGLALNPGILTAALGVQPQILGSLSAPPVISSPLPSVQGIPGQLLTSAQGQVIGTLPWVVAPPAPAPPSLQVAAVTPQLLLNAQGQVIATLATGATLATAPPAPAPSKKNGPAEPPIKSEVQPIQPAPPGPGSSPVAKVSPAPAPVSCSETPTVSQLVSKPPAPPSSEEDGINLEEIREFAKNFKLRRLSLGLTQTQVGQALTATEGPAYSQSAICRFEKLDITPKSAQKLKPVLEKWLREAEQRQREGQQHLLEFVGGEPGKKRKRRTSFTPQALEALNAHFERNALPTGAEITRIAQELRYEREVVRVWFCNRRQTLKNTSKLNVFHVP; the protein is encoded by the exons atggagcaggggcagccccaggaggcCCTGCTGACTGTCAACGAGCAG GTGATTGTCATGTCCGGCCATGAGACCATCCGGGTGCTGGAGGTGGGGGtggatggggaccccaaaacggccggggagggagcggggggGTCCCCGGCACAGGGGGGCCCCCCAGGTGTGGAGGACGCTCCCTCCAGCACCCCGAGCTCGTCCGGAGGGGAGGTGGCAG GTAAAGCCAAGGCAGAGTCGCCCCCCGCCGTCCCCTCGAGCCACGCCCCCAGCCAGCCCGGCGTGACCCACCTGGCCGTGCAGGCCACGCCGCAG GTGTTGGCTCAGGAAAGCTTAGCCACAGGTGTGACAGGAGTAATGGTTCCGGCAGGGACAGTTACTCAACCTCTTCTTATCCCCATCAGTATTGCAGGTCAGGTGACAGGCCAGCAGGCGCTGGCCCTGGTGACAATTCCCACAGCAACGCTCGCCGCGCTCCCGGGACTGACGCCGGCGGCACCTGCGGGGGCGATTTTCAAACCGCCCGTAGCCAACCTGGCAG CCGCCGCCGTGCtcagccccgcgccccgcgcccccccggCGCAGCCCCcgctgctgccccagccctccccGGCGCCCACGCCCCCGAAGGAGCCCCCGCTGGCCGTGCAGCCCCCGCTGGCCGTGCAGCCCCCGATCGCCGGACTGGCCTTGAACCCCGGCATA CTCACGGCGGCTCTGGGGGTGCAGCCGCAGATCCTGGGGTCCCTCAGCGCCCCCCCCGTGAtctccagccccctccccagcgTCCAGGGGATCCCGGGGCAGCTCCTGACCAGCGCCCAGGGCCAG GTGATCGGGACCCTGCCGTGGGTGGTGGCGCcccccgcgccggccccgcccagCCTGCAGGTGGCGGCGGTGACCCCGCAGCTGCTGCTCAACGCGCAGGGCCAGGTGATCGCCACGCTGGCCACGGGGGCCACGCTGGCCACCGCcccccccgcgcccgcccccAGCAAGAAAAACGGGCCTGCAGAGCCCCCCATCAAGAGCGAG GTCCAGCCCATCCAgccggccccgcccgggccGGGCTCCAGCCCCGTGGCCAAAGTGTCCCCGGCGCCGGCGCCCGTCAGCTGCTCTGAGACCCCCACCGTGAGCCAGCTGGTGTCCA agcccccagcaccccccagcTCGGAGGAGGACGGGATCAACCTGGAGGAAATCCGGGAATTCGCCAAAAACTTCAAACTGCGGCGCCTCTCGCTGGGCCTGACCCAGACCCAGGTGGGGCAGGCCCTGACTGCCACCGAGGGGCCAGCCTACAGCCAGTCTGCCATCTGCAG GTTCGAGAAGCTGGACATCACGCCCAAGAGCGCGCAGAAGCTGAAGCCGGTGCTGGAGAAGTGGCTGCGGGAGGCGGAGCAGCGGCAGcgggaggggcagcagcacctgctggagTTCGTGGGCGGCGAGCCGGGCAAGAAGCGCAAGCGGCGCACGAGTTTCACGCCGCAGGCGCTGGAGGCGCTGAACGCGCACTTCGAGCGCAACGCGCTGCCCACGGGCGCGGAGATCACGCGCATCGCGCAGGAGCTGCGCTACGAGCGCGAGGTGGTGCGCGTCTGGTTCTGCAACCGCCGCCAGACGCTCAAGAACACCAGCAAGCTGAACGTGTTCCACGTGCCCTGA